One genomic segment of Catalinimonas alkaloidigena includes these proteins:
- a CDS encoding Crp/Fnr family transcriptional regulator, which yields MKANTHSLIIDQSAPFADELSLELSLLTNSFEKTFHKKGEVLFREDHPAWCMYYIETGKVKLFKYGTDGKEQIIKLAHAGEFLAYASLLHHTKYNVSATIIEDATLIVIPKEDFMDMFSQSSLIASYFTQLLCQDIIDTEKRLTDMAYRPVRGRLAEVLLSLDKIFHQENEEEEDFISLSRQDLASLLGTAKETVIRILSEFKGAMLITTDGPKISILNPQGLLHISLFYN from the coding sequence ATGAAAGCCAATACCCACAGCCTCATAATTGATCAAAGTGCTCCTTTCGCAGATGAGTTGTCTTTGGAGTTAAGTTTGTTGACGAATAGCTTTGAAAAAACCTTTCACAAGAAGGGAGAAGTACTCTTCAGAGAAGACCACCCTGCCTGGTGCATGTATTATATAGAAACTGGAAAAGTAAAGCTTTTTAAATACGGAACAGATGGAAAAGAGCAAATCATTAAGTTAGCCCATGCCGGTGAATTTCTGGCTTATGCTTCCCTGCTTCATCATACCAAATACAATGTTTCTGCCACTATAATAGAAGATGCAACCTTGATTGTAATCCCTAAAGAGGATTTCATGGACATGTTTAGTCAATCTTCACTCATTGCTTCTTATTTCACTCAACTTTTGTGTCAGGATATTATTGATACAGAAAAAAGGCTTACTGATATGGCCTACAGGCCGGTGAGAGGAAGGCTGGCTGAGGTTTTATTATCATTAGACAAGATCTTCCATCAAGAAAATGAAGAAGAAGAAGACTTCATTAGTTTAAGTCGTCAGGATTTGGCAAGCCTTCTCGGAACAGCTAAGGAGACTGTCATCCGGATTCTTTCAGAATTTAAAGGAGCGATGCTCATCACTACTGATGGACCTAAGATATCTATCTTAAACCCACAGGGCTTACTCCATATTTCACTCTTTTACAACTAA
- a CDS encoding cation-transporting P-type ATPase: MENDMVKWHSLTADQVAKELKANIHKGLSNAEVSERLKKYGENSITPKKHQSSLIRFLLQFNQPLIYILLGAALVTLLLKEYPDATVILAVVLINSVIGYIQETKALKAIDALSRSMSSSATVIREGRSAIINSVHLVPGDIISVQAGDKMPADVRLISIKDLQVDESTLTGESVATEKGTELVNTDAMLGDRKNFGFATTVVTYGTGKGIVVSTGDRTELGKINESIATAEELDTPLTIKIRKFSHILLWIILSLSALILFIAYVRGESLINAFMVSVALVVGAIPEGLPAAVTIMLAIGVSKMARRRAVIRKLVAVETLGSTNVICSDKTGTLTENQMTVQKIMAGGVLFEVTGIGYKPEGKILLEGEEVDLAKNTALHYLLRGGVLCNDSRIKEDKGRWIAEGDPTEAALISSAEKAGIQDQYIDQYYPRIDEIPFQSELQYMATLHRHEENILHLKGALETVLRSCTLMMNKAGEYVPIDKEAIQKSTEEMAAEGLRVLAFAFKKFDPSKTQVSHEDVAEGLIFTGIQGMIDPPREEAIKAVALCQEAGIRVKMITGDHALTAATIAAQLGINGKMESEKPIAVTGLELQKLSDAELQEIVEEVSVFARVSPAQKLRLVKALQAKDNVVAMTGDGVNDGPALKQSNIGIAMGISGTEVAKDAADMVLTDDNFASIEAAVEEGRAVVDNLTKFIVWTLPTNLGEGLVILTSIVFATQLPLAPVQILWINMTTAVLLGLMLTFEPKEPGIMSRDPIPANKPILTFPLIMRTLLVGTLIMLASFLLFRYELSKGVSLPEAQTVATTVFVVLEAFYLFNCRSLRRSVKEIGWFSNKWVYYGTFVMLILQLIFIHTPFMNNLFHSAPIGFISWLRILAAGLGLFIIVYLEKTIRKKLTGSEEF; the protein is encoded by the coding sequence ATGGAAAACGATATGGTCAAGTGGCATTCATTAACTGCAGATCAGGTAGCAAAGGAATTAAAAGCCAATATTCATAAGGGCCTGTCAAATGCTGAAGTTAGTGAGCGTTTAAAGAAATACGGGGAAAATAGCATCACTCCCAAAAAGCACCAGAGCAGTTTAATTCGATTTCTTCTTCAGTTTAATCAACCGCTTATTTACATTCTGCTGGGTGCTGCCCTTGTGACCTTGCTGCTAAAAGAGTATCCAGACGCTACAGTAATTCTTGCCGTAGTCCTTATCAATTCCGTTATAGGGTATATCCAGGAAACCAAGGCGCTGAAAGCAATAGATGCACTTTCCCGTAGCATGAGCTCAAGCGCCACGGTAATCAGAGAGGGAAGGTCCGCCATTATCAACAGTGTTCACCTTGTTCCAGGAGATATCATAAGCGTACAGGCGGGAGATAAAATGCCAGCCGATGTTCGCTTGATCTCTATTAAAGACCTTCAGGTTGACGAATCAACGCTTACCGGAGAATCAGTGGCTACAGAAAAAGGCACTGAGCTAGTCAACACAGATGCGATGCTTGGTGACCGGAAAAATTTTGGCTTTGCCACTACAGTAGTAACCTATGGTACTGGGAAAGGAATCGTTGTAAGTACCGGAGACCGGACCGAGCTAGGTAAAATTAATGAATCTATTGCAACTGCGGAGGAGCTTGACACACCTTTGACCATAAAAATAAGAAAGTTCAGCCACATATTGCTCTGGATTATTCTTAGTCTTTCTGCGCTGATTTTATTCATTGCATATGTAAGAGGAGAAAGTCTGATAAATGCCTTTATGGTATCGGTGGCACTGGTTGTAGGGGCAATACCGGAAGGCCTGCCTGCTGCAGTGACTATTATGCTCGCCATAGGCGTTTCCAAAATGGCCAGAAGAAGGGCGGTAATACGAAAACTGGTAGCAGTTGAAACTCTTGGTAGCACCAATGTGATATGTTCCGACAAAACTGGCACGCTTACAGAAAATCAAATGACAGTCCAAAAGATAATGGCCGGTGGAGTTCTGTTTGAGGTAACAGGAATAGGATATAAGCCAGAAGGTAAAATATTGTTAGAAGGAGAAGAAGTTGATTTAGCCAAAAATACAGCTCTTCATTACCTTTTGAGAGGGGGAGTATTATGTAATGATAGCCGGATAAAAGAAGATAAGGGCAGATGGATAGCAGAAGGCGATCCCACGGAAGCTGCGCTGATCAGTTCCGCAGAAAAAGCCGGTATCCAGGATCAATATATTGATCAGTATTATCCCAGAATAGACGAAATCCCTTTCCAGTCTGAACTTCAATACATGGCAACGCTCCATAGACATGAGGAAAATATTCTGCACTTGAAAGGGGCTTTAGAGACCGTATTACGGTCATGCACGCTCATGATGAATAAAGCCGGTGAATATGTGCCAATAGATAAAGAAGCTATCCAAAAAAGTACCGAAGAAATGGCTGCAGAAGGTCTGCGGGTGTTGGCCTTTGCCTTTAAAAAATTTGATCCATCAAAAACCCAGGTAAGTCATGAGGATGTCGCAGAAGGTCTGATCTTCACCGGTATTCAGGGAATGATAGATCCACCAAGAGAAGAAGCTATCAAAGCAGTGGCTTTGTGTCAGGAAGCCGGTATCAGGGTGAAAATGATCACCGGGGATCATGCTTTAACGGCGGCTACCATAGCAGCACAATTAGGCATCAATGGAAAAATGGAAAGTGAAAAGCCTATAGCTGTAACTGGGCTAGAGCTGCAAAAATTATCCGATGCGGAACTTCAGGAGATCGTGGAAGAGGTGTCGGTATTTGCAAGGGTTAGCCCCGCTCAGAAACTCAGGCTGGTAAAAGCCCTGCAGGCAAAGGATAATGTGGTTGCCATGACAGGAGATGGAGTAAATGACGGACCGGCTTTAAAACAATCCAACATAGGTATAGCAATGGGTATTAGCGGTACAGAAGTGGCAAAAGACGCGGCAGATATGGTCCTTACCGATGATAACTTTGCTTCTATTGAAGCGGCAGTGGAGGAGGGGAGAGCTGTAGTGGACAACCTTACAAAATTTATAGTATGGACCCTTCCTACCAATCTGGGAGAGGGGCTCGTTATCCTTACCAGCATTGTTTTTGCCACCCAGTTACCACTGGCACCGGTTCAAATTTTATGGATTAATATGACCACCGCGGTCCTACTTGGTCTTATGCTCACCTTCGAGCCCAAAGAGCCCGGCATTATGAGCAGAGATCCTATACCAGCCAATAAGCCCATTCTCACTTTTCCTTTGATAATGAGGACACTCCTGGTAGGGACCTTAATCATGCTGGCTTCATTCCTTTTGTTTCGCTATGAATTATCCAAAGGGGTAAGCCTGCCGGAAGCCCAGACTGTAGCCACTACTGTTTTTGTGGTTTTAGAAGCATTTTATCTTTTTAACTGCCGCTCTTTAAGGAGGTCCGTAAAAGAAATAGGGTGGTTTTCCAATAAGTGGGTTTATTATGGAACATTCGTAATGCTGATTCTTCAACTTATATTTATTCATACGCCGTTTATGAATAATTTATTTCATTCGGCGCCTATCGGTTTTATTTCCTGGTTAAGGATTCTTGCCGCTGGCCTCGGTCTTTTTATAATTGTATATCTTGAAAAAACGATCAGAAAAAAGCTGACGGGAAGTGAAGAATTCTAA
- a CDS encoding SDR family oxidoreductase → MEQIFKNKVALITGSSYGIGKATAIAFAQRGAKVVLSDWKDDVDTLDTIHQVGGEAIFVKCDVSNESMVKSLIEETIRRFGKLDLAFNNAGIEGTPAPAPDCTRDNWDKVIGINLTGTWLCMRYEIPAMLSQGKGVIINNASIAGLVGFPGMPAYVASKHGLVGLTKNVALDFAKEGIRVNAVCPGVIHTPMIDRYTGGDQQVLEQFAEATPMGRIGQPEEIAETVVFLCSDAASYITGQAIAVDGSWTTK, encoded by the coding sequence ATGGAACAAATATTCAAAAACAAAGTAGCTTTAATCACAGGAAGCAGCTATGGTATTGGAAAAGCAACTGCCATTGCGTTTGCCCAGAGAGGTGCAAAAGTGGTATTATCCGACTGGAAGGACGATGTAGATACATTGGATACGATACATCAGGTAGGAGGAGAAGCTATTTTTGTCAAATGTGATGTTTCAAATGAATCCATGGTGAAATCGTTGATTGAAGAAACCATCAGGCGCTTTGGCAAACTGGATTTAGCCTTTAACAATGCTGGCATTGAAGGTACACCAGCTCCGGCCCCTGATTGTACCAGGGATAATTGGGACAAAGTAATTGGTATTAATCTAACTGGTACCTGGCTTTGTATGCGCTATGAAATACCGGCTATGCTTAGTCAAGGCAAGGGAGTAATTATAAACAATGCCTCAATTGCAGGTTTGGTTGGCTTTCCGGGAATGCCGGCTTATGTGGCATCCAAGCATGGTTTGGTAGGCTTAACCAAGAACGTTGCTTTGGATTTTGCCAAAGAAGGCATACGCGTGAATGCTGTATGTCCTGGTGTTATTCATACGCCCATGATTGACCGCTACACAGGTGGCGATCAGCAAGTGCTTGAACAGTTTGCAGAGGCCACGCCAATGGGCAGAATCGGACAACCTGAAGAAATTGCTGAAACCGTTGTATTCTTATGTTCAGATGCCGCTTCTTATATTACTGGTCAAGCCATCGCTGTTGACGGAAGTTGGACAACAAAATAG
- a CDS encoding DUF3526 domain-containing protein — translation MQRESIFLIARQFWSNTFKSRAIYLIIAIVALMIAYAAYSGWKNYSTHNQIRTHYQQVARQSWENNPDKHPHRMAHYGSFAFRLKHALSMFDFGLESFTGNAVFLEAHKQNTINFSEASFSTGLLRFGEISLAMLLQLIIPLIIFFLGFATIASERANGTLKIILTQGANWREVLFGKSLGLMGTALLFFIPVALLTFLLLFLTEEGTRMADVLLRYAGILLTYLLFFQVISIITVLVSAFSRSSKDALIKMLAVWLLFIILLPRTTQALGSYFYASPSKIEFESAIEEEMVKVGDSHNPDDPYFSALKDSLLQVHQVSSVEELPFNYGGFVMREGERISADIYKNHLNILLETYEKQNSFTRLTAWINPYIAVKNISMALSGTDFESYINFQKQAEAYRYHLAQEMNELQMELISNEKPGPDDEPHVISSDHWKEFLDFRYQFIPIGAALQSEWGSIIALLVWSAATVGFIFYLSKKAKAI, via the coding sequence ATGCAAAGAGAATCCATCTTCCTTATCGCCAGACAGTTCTGGTCAAATACATTCAAATCCAGAGCCATTTATCTGATCATTGCCATAGTCGCGTTGATGATAGCTTATGCGGCTTACAGTGGTTGGAAAAACTATAGCACGCACAATCAGATTCGCACGCACTATCAGCAGGTAGCCAGGCAAAGCTGGGAGAATAATCCGGATAAACATCCTCACCGGATGGCCCATTATGGCTCTTTCGCCTTTCGACTCAAACATGCCCTGAGCATGTTTGACTTTGGGCTGGAAAGCTTTACGGGCAATGCGGTATTTCTGGAAGCCCATAAGCAAAATACCATCAACTTTTCTGAAGCCAGTTTCTCCACCGGCTTATTGCGCTTTGGGGAGATCAGTCTGGCCATGCTGCTTCAACTCATCATCCCGCTGATTATCTTCTTTCTGGGTTTTGCAACCATCGCCTCAGAAAGAGCCAACGGAACGCTGAAGATCATCCTCACGCAAGGCGCAAACTGGAGAGAAGTGCTGTTCGGCAAATCTTTGGGGCTTATGGGTACGGCGCTTTTGTTTTTTATCCCGGTAGCCCTGCTAACTTTTCTCTTACTTTTCCTTACAGAAGAAGGAACACGCATGGCAGATGTGCTACTGCGATATGCCGGCATTCTTCTCACTTATTTACTTTTCTTTCAGGTGATCAGCATCATCACGGTGCTGGTGTCCGCCTTTAGCAGATCCTCCAAAGATGCTCTGATCAAAATGCTAGCCGTGTGGTTACTCTTTATCATTCTTTTGCCCCGCACTACCCAGGCATTGGGAAGCTATTTCTATGCATCCCCTTCTAAGATTGAATTTGAATCTGCCATTGAAGAAGAAATGGTCAAGGTGGGGGATAGTCACAATCCTGATGATCCTTATTTCAGTGCGCTTAAAGATTCACTATTACAGGTCCATCAGGTGAGTTCGGTAGAAGAATTACCCTTTAACTATGGTGGGTTTGTGATGCGTGAAGGAGAAAGAATCAGTGCGGATATCTATAAAAATCATCTCAACATACTGCTGGAAACTTATGAAAAGCAAAACAGCTTTACCCGGCTTACGGCATGGATAAATCCTTATATCGCTGTTAAAAATATCTCCATGGCACTATCAGGAACTGACTTTGAATCCTATATCAATTTTCAAAAGCAGGCAGAAGCCTATCGGTACCACCTGGCCCAGGAAATGAACGAACTGCAAATGGAACTGATCAGTAATGAAAAGCCAGGTCCGGACGATGAGCCGCATGTCATCAGTAGTGATCACTGGAAGGAGTTTCTTGATTTCAGGTACCAGTTTATCCCCATAGGCGCGGCGCTCCAAAGTGAATGGGGCTCCATCATAGCCCTGCTGGTCTGGAGCGCAGCTACTGTGGGTTTCATTTTTTATCTGTCAAAAAAAGCTAAAGCGATTTAA
- a CDS encoding TonB-dependent receptor, which produces MLYKLLFLFISLLISFPSISQVSISGKVLDGQQNSIPGATVSLAHDETNLGTTTDLNGSFSITLSDTGVYALEVRFLGYNTYQKSYEFLQNQSYDLGAIVLTEHSRKLQTVEVLGRLQRDYNSAYSFSATKIAIENKELPQSMSTITKELMADRQAFQLADAVEMVSGVAPSSYYNQYNIRGISQNEEGQILNGMRTRQYYFLQPITSHIERVEVLKGPASVTFSTVDPGGSINMVTKKPLAEDRKEISMSVGSFSTIRGTLDFTGPLNESKTLLYRINGAVQEGKSFRDLVSNDAVLFTPSISYTPTDKTAINVEMIYSNSTGTLDRGQPIFGATAGETDLNSTPISLNLGATNDYFNSQEFIIMTNLAHKLTNNISFNAAYMKQSWKEDLQEHRTTNAFAVDLDNQAVTSLADMRFVQRQQFWNTDNLSAYFNIDFNLGQVSNKLLVGYDLSSWHKTKGGGQNSARGYLLTDGTVARSFDLENIDAYQTITYGDRTLPKQNVEHFDLNNPQYTIKNVEDYVLDSRIAVPSAFTTTHAIYVQELLKFGKLSALLSLRQEWFEDITNYDAPGEAAFTNTALIPRVGLTYELNNQINVYATYLEGYQPQSNTVTLMPSTGAFFWDPNSPARFEPLISDLKEVGAKGEFFEGSVMMNVALYEINQKNILINANLPAFPDSLVQRGADRSRGFEWELAGYLIPDWQINVSYSYIDARIIEDQDESLNGERKENTPLNSANIWTRYDFSGASFLQDLGIGLGLQYSGSKVPWFTREFTVPGYTLMDMALYYQPSKTNMQLALNVNNVLNTTYWIGAQNYLRLFPGAPRNFILTATYRF; this is translated from the coding sequence ATGCTATATAAACTACTATTCCTTTTTATATCTTTATTAATTTCCTTTCCATCTATTTCCCAAGTCAGCATTAGCGGTAAGGTGCTTGACGGGCAGCAAAATAGCATACCCGGAGCTACTGTATCATTGGCCCATGACGAAACAAATCTTGGCACTACGACTGATCTAAATGGCTCTTTCTCCATTACGCTTTCCGATACCGGAGTATATGCGTTGGAAGTGAGATTTCTGGGCTACAATACGTATCAGAAATCGTATGAGTTTCTTCAAAACCAAAGCTATGACTTGGGTGCCATCGTGCTTACGGAACACAGCCGGAAACTACAGACCGTAGAAGTGCTGGGGCGCCTGCAACGGGATTATAACAGTGCCTATTCCTTTTCGGCCACCAAGATCGCCATAGAAAACAAGGAGCTGCCACAGTCTATGTCTACCATTACCAAGGAACTGATGGCTGACCGGCAGGCATTCCAACTGGCTGATGCCGTAGAGATGGTCAGTGGAGTGGCACCCTCCAGTTATTACAACCAATACAATATCCGAGGCATCAGTCAGAATGAAGAAGGGCAGATTCTCAATGGCATGCGTACCCGGCAGTATTATTTTCTGCAACCCATCACCTCTCATATAGAACGGGTAGAAGTGCTGAAAGGACCAGCCTCGGTGACCTTCTCTACCGTTGATCCGGGAGGAAGCATCAACATGGTTACCAAAAAGCCTCTGGCAGAAGACCGGAAAGAGATCAGCATGAGCGTAGGGAGTTTTAGTACCATCAGAGGTACGCTGGACTTTACCGGCCCATTGAACGAATCCAAAACCCTGCTGTATCGCATCAATGGTGCAGTGCAGGAAGGTAAATCTTTTCGCGATCTGGTAAGTAATGATGCGGTGCTGTTTACTCCTTCTATCAGCTATACCCCAACCGATAAAACTGCTATCAATGTAGAAATGATTTACAGCAATAGTACTGGTACACTAGACCGTGGGCAACCTATCTTTGGTGCCACTGCCGGAGAAACCGATCTGAACAGTACCCCGATCAGCCTGAACCTTGGCGCAACCAACGATTACTTTAATTCCCAGGAGTTCATCATCATGACTAATCTGGCGCATAAGCTTACAAACAATATCAGCTTTAATGCGGCCTATATGAAGCAAAGCTGGAAGGAAGACCTGCAGGAACATCGCACTACCAATGCATTCGCAGTAGATCTTGATAACCAGGCCGTGACCAGTCTGGCAGACATGCGCTTTGTACAGAGGCAACAGTTTTGGAACACAGATAACCTAAGTGCTTACTTCAATATTGATTTTAATCTTGGGCAGGTATCTAATAAACTTTTAGTCGGATATGACCTAAGTAGCTGGCACAAAACCAAAGGGGGGGGACAAAATTCAGCCAGAGGTTATCTGCTTACGGATGGCACGGTAGCCAGAAGCTTTGATCTGGAAAATATAGATGCTTATCAGACCATCACTTACGGGGATAGAACCTTACCTAAGCAGAATGTTGAGCATTTTGATCTTAACAATCCGCAATACACCATCAAGAATGTGGAGGATTATGTACTGGATTCCAGAATCGCTGTGCCTTCTGCGTTTACGACCACTCATGCCATTTATGTGCAGGAGCTACTGAAATTTGGGAAGTTATCTGCCTTACTGAGCCTTAGACAGGAGTGGTTTGAAGACATTACCAATTATGATGCTCCCGGTGAAGCTGCATTTACCAATACGGCTTTGATTCCAAGAGTGGGGCTTACCTATGAGTTAAACAATCAAATCAATGTTTATGCTACTTATCTGGAAGGCTATCAGCCTCAGTCTAATACGGTTACCCTTATGCCCAGTACCGGAGCGTTCTTCTGGGATCCTAACTCACCAGCACGTTTTGAACCGCTTATCAGTGACTTAAAAGAAGTGGGTGCCAAGGGAGAGTTTTTTGAGGGGAGCGTCATGATGAACGTAGCGCTTTACGAGATCAACCAGAAGAACATCCTGATCAACGCCAACCTTCCTGCTTTCCCGGATTCACTGGTACAGCGAGGTGCTGACCGCAGCCGTGGTTTTGAATGGGAGCTGGCGGGTTACCTTATACCAGACTGGCAAATTAATGTGTCCTATAGTTATATAGATGCCCGAATTATAGAAGATCAGGATGAAAGCCTCAATGGGGAACGCAAAGAAAATACCCCCCTCAACAGTGCAAATATCTGGACACGCTATGATTTTTCCGGTGCCAGTTTCCTGCAAGACCTGGGCATTGGCCTTGGGCTGCAATACAGCGGTAGCAAAGTACCCTGGTTTACCCGTGAATTTACTGTACCCGGCTATACCCTCATGGACATGGCTTTGTATTACCAGCCTTCCAAAACCAATATGCAGCTGGCATTGAATGTCAACAATGTATTAAATACGACCTACTGGATCGGTGCTCAGAATTACCTCAGGTTATTTCCCGGTGCCCCCCGCAATTTTATACTCACTGCCACCTATCGTTTTTAG
- a CDS encoding DUF3526 domain-containing protein, with amino-acid sequence MYALLIKQFIRSKTVVLSMLLILALGVISILIGAQFLDKQEKAIAEVTRHQQEHIERNVNWHNDEIGLLLYYIRFALINTPDPLAALSIGQRDVNSSIQSVTIRNLEGQKYDTDLNNPASLQSGNLDLGFVIIYLFPLLIIAFTFDLLSEEKEKDTWRMVAIQSQSVRSFLLSKLSIRMILLYSALLLLFAFAILKLSLTINEALLAFIVLSILYLAFWFALCFWVVSMQRPSSFNVLSLLSLWVVLALLMPATVNNFVANQYPVPEALSTMVKQRDGYHEKWDIDKEVTMEKFFAHYPQYKTYSWTADGFDWLWYYAMQQMGDDESREQSEGMREKIMQREQASRTVALFIPSMHAQLLFNDIARSSLGNHMEFLDQTHEFHEKMRLYFYPKIFTNAAAEGESWAEFRPEYFSERTDVGWVAMVLPLLLIAAIMSIISAFNLRKLKAK; translated from the coding sequence ATGTACGCACTTCTCATCAAACAATTTATTCGCTCAAAAACCGTAGTGTTATCAATGCTGCTAATCCTGGCTTTGGGGGTGATCAGCATACTGATTGGAGCTCAGTTTTTAGACAAACAGGAAAAAGCTATTGCTGAAGTCACCCGGCATCAGCAGGAACATATTGAGCGAAATGTAAACTGGCACAACGATGAAATAGGTTTACTGCTCTATTACATACGTTTTGCCCTTATCAACACACCTGACCCCCTTGCTGCCTTGTCCATCGGGCAACGGGATGTGAACTCCAGCATACAAAGCGTGACCATTCGCAACCTGGAAGGGCAGAAATATGATACCGACCTGAATAATCCGGCAAGTCTGCAATCGGGTAATCTGGATTTAGGCTTCGTGATCATTTACCTCTTTCCCTTGCTCATTATCGCTTTTACCTTTGACTTGCTTTCAGAAGAAAAGGAAAAGGATACCTGGCGTATGGTGGCTATCCAGTCCCAGTCGGTCCGAAGCTTTTTATTGTCCAAACTTTCTATCCGAATGATACTACTATATTCGGCCTTATTGTTACTTTTTGCCTTTGCGATACTTAAGTTATCACTGACCATCAACGAGGCTCTGCTGGCATTTATCGTGCTCAGTATTTTATATCTGGCTTTCTGGTTTGCCTTATGTTTTTGGGTGGTTTCCATGCAACGTCCTTCCAGCTTCAATGTGCTTAGTCTGCTTTCGTTATGGGTAGTGCTTGCTCTTCTCATGCCTGCTACGGTCAATAATTTTGTGGCGAATCAGTACCCGGTCCCGGAGGCATTGAGTACGATGGTAAAGCAGCGTGACGGTTATCATGAGAAATGGGATATCGATAAAGAAGTGACCATGGAAAAGTTTTTCGCCCATTATCCCCAGTACAAAACCTACAGCTGGACAGCTGATGGCTTTGACTGGCTGTGGTACTATGCAATGCAGCAGATGGGAGATGATGAGTCGCGCGAACAAAGTGAGGGCATGCGTGAAAAGATTATGCAGCGTGAACAGGCCAGCCGTACTGTGGCGCTGTTTATTCCCAGCATGCATGCCCAGCTACTCTTTAACGACATCGCCCGCAGTAGTCTGGGTAATCATATGGAATTTCTGGACCAAACCCATGAGTTTCATGAAAAGATGCGACTCTATTTCTATCCCAAAATATTTACGAATGCAGCTGCGGAAGGGGAGAGCTGGGCGGAATTCAGGCCGGAGTACTTTTCAGAAAGAACCGATGTAGGTTGGGTTGCAATGGTACTGCCGCTTCTGCTCATTGCCGCAATCATGTCAATTATTTCCGCTTTTAACTTGAGAAAGCTCAAGGCCAAATAA
- a CDS encoding Hsp20/alpha crystallin family protein, translating to MNLISRPRRILNDIPSLFSSFFDDDWFNADSQWLSRVPATNIKEQDGSFNIEMAVPGMSKKDFHIDIENGILTVSSEREEENKEEKKHYRRQEYNYRSFSRSFTLPESVKADDIKAKYEDGVLKLSIPKKEEAKTTPKKMISIQ from the coding sequence ATGAATCTGATCTCCAGACCCAGAAGGATTCTGAACGATATTCCTTCTCTTTTCTCCAGTTTTTTTGATGATGACTGGTTTAATGCCGATAGCCAGTGGTTATCTCGGGTACCTGCTACCAACATCAAAGAGCAGGATGGCAGCTTCAACATTGAAATGGCTGTGCCGGGCATGAGCAAAAAAGACTTTCATATAGATATAGAAAATGGCATACTTACAGTAAGTTCTGAGAGAGAAGAAGAAAACAAGGAAGAGAAGAAACATTACCGCAGACAGGAATATAACTACCGTTCCTTCTCTCGCTCTTTCACACTGCCCGAATCAGTGAAAGCCGATGACATCAAGGCCAAATATGAAGATGGGGTACTTAAGCTCAGCATTCCCAAGAAAGAAGAGGCCAAAACGACTCCTAAAAAAATGATTAGTATTCAATAA
- a CDS encoding ABC transporter ATP-binding protein, producing MLKAINLTKSYNGTAALLDVSFEVNKGEIFCLLGQNGAGKTTTINLFLGFIEPSSGQALINEVEVKQKPSVTNKMIAYIPEVVQLYGNLSGIENLDFFSRLAGNKYAEEELSAFLKKAGLQAEAHTRRLSTYSKGMRQKVGIAIALSKNADVIFMDEPTSGLDPKATAEFTIICKALAAEGKAIFMATHDIFNAVNVCTRIGIMREGSLVHTVPTGEINADQLQQLYLETI from the coding sequence ATGCTCAAAGCTATCAATCTGACAAAATCATATAATGGTACAGCTGCTTTACTTGATGTTTCTTTTGAAGTGAACAAAGGTGAAATTTTTTGTCTCCTGGGACAAAATGGAGCGGGGAAGACCACTACCATCAATCTCTTCCTGGGCTTCATAGAACCCTCCAGTGGGCAAGCCCTGATCAATGAGGTAGAGGTAAAGCAAAAGCCTTCCGTTACCAACAAAATGATCGCTTACATTCCTGAAGTGGTACAACTGTATGGTAATCTGTCCGGCATAGAAAACCTGGATTTTTTCAGCCGTCTGGCGGGAAATAAATATGCGGAAGAAGAACTCAGTGCCTTTTTAAAAAAAGCAGGCTTACAGGCTGAAGCCCATACCAGGCGATTGTCCACCTATTCCAAGGGCATGCGGCAGAAAGTAGGCATAGCCATCGCCCTTTCCAAAAATGCAGATGTGATATTTATGGATGAGCCCACCTCCGGGCTGGATCCTAAAGCCACTGCTGAGTTTACCATTATTTGTAAAGCGCTTGCCGCTGAGGGTAAAGCAATTTTTATGGCTACCCATGACATTTTCAACGCAGTCAATGTATGCACTAGAATAGGCATCATGAGAGAAGGCTCCCTGGTACATACCGTTCCTACTGGCGAAATCAATGCCGATCAATTACAGCAACTGTATTTGGAAACCATTTAA